CGGGACCGGTTAATCTAAGTACTTTTGGTTTGTCATTCTCTGTGGAACTGACAGCTGCTCTGCTGGCCAAGGACAAGCTTAATGCATTTGGTTTGATGGAACCCTTTGCCCCTGATAAAGAAAGGTCTGTTAGGGCCTATGGTATCTACCCGAGAGCATCTTTCTTTAATCATGATTGCCTCCCAAATGCCTGCAGGTTCGATTATGTCGATGCTGCCACTGCTGATGGCAGAAACCTTGACATGACTGTTAGAGTTATTCATGATGTTCCATGTGGCCGGGAGATTTCCTTTAGTTACTTCCCTGTGAACTTGAAATACTCTGAAAGGCAAAAGAGGCTCAAGGAAGACTACGGTTTCACTTGTGATTGTGATCGGTGCAGGGTTGAGGCTAATTGGTCTGACCAAGAAGATGAGGAGTTGGATGAAGACAACCTCGGTGATAATGAGGGGGCTGCCATGGATGAGGACGACGACAACGAAGAAATGGTGGCTGAGGATGGCGGCAGTGTGACTCAAGACGAGAGCTATTTTCCTCACGCATATTTCTTTCTGCAATATATGTGTAATAAAGACAACTGCTGGGGCACATTGGCTCCCCTGCCCCCTTCTGACTCTAGTACATCTACTGTAATGGAATGCAATGTTTGCGGAAGCTTGCATCAATCTAAAGAAGTTTTAGATGGCAATGTGGCTGAACAATGATTCTGAGTGCTGCTTTGCCATCATTCCATCTTTAGCCACTTATTGATCTTCATTCAATTCTCGTGCTGCTCTTCTCTGCTATTGTATTAGACACCACACCAAGTGGAAGTTGATGTTTCCTTGAGTGATTACTGCTTCTTTGTCTATGCCATGAGTTGTGATGTCTATTAAATATTCAATATTGTGATGGCTTCAGAATTCTGGAGGCATGCTTTGCCTTACaaatgattttccctttgatattTTCTTTTCATTGGTCATTTCTCAATGATGTTGTGTGTGCTTTAACATCCTCTATGAGGAAAGCTTctttctttgtcaagtttgaACACAGATTTGGATTCATCACTTGGAAACTTATGAGACCTTTGTGTTAGAATTTCTTTTCTCAGCAAAGATAGGATCATTTGTATGAAAGTTTTTAAAGTTAATTTTCCAATCAACAAATGTTCATATGCATCCCGCTGGCTCTGTAAAAGCTTTAGTTGgtgcaatttttttgaatttcctTCTGTATAAGTGGTTGGAAACAAATTTGACGTTTCAAGGCTGTAACAGAGAATTTGTATTCAGGCAACTTATGTTCTATAATATCCTGGAgaatttgtgtgtgtgtgtgtgttgggggggggggggggggtaggCGGTGTAACTCATTAGGCAAATAGTTGTTCAAAATCATTCTAATTCTTTCCTTTGTGTTTtctcttcttgtttttggagaaaaatggtTGCTTCTTTAATAAGCTCTATTCATTTAGTTTCATACTAACATATTGGGATTACACTAGTTGAGATGTCAGAAAGATGGtatagtttgttaattaaacTATTTCCTTTTGCTGCAATTTCTCTAAAAGGTTTCATCTAATCATTTCTTTCCGCTTTTAATAGGATAGGGCTTGATTGTAAAATATAGCCTCTCGAGCTGCCATAGTAAAGAAAATACAGTTTTCTCTAGACCTAGTGGTTACTTCATGCAGTCCGTTTGCTGTCTAGATATCTGGTTTGGTTTGTAAATAGTCTTTTCTAAAGTCAGATTCCATGAGGTTCATTTGCTTGGGAAAAAGTGAGAGATGAAAGACATGTTAAAGTTTTCTAATACGTTTCCTTTTCTTCAAGGAACTTGATGCCTTACAATGTTAAACATAACCAGTttgattttgttgtttgttcTCTTGAGAAACTGTTTAATTGTCACGAATTTGGTTTGTCCACTTCTCGGTGTCTGTGTTTCACCTATCCACTATACATTTGTTCTTTGTTTAATCAAGACTTAACCAATCGCAATTTCAGCTTCTTGATAATCTGCAAAGGGGTTAAGGTTTGCTACTTGGTGATATTCTTCATGTGTCGCTTGGTTCTATGCTCTTTCTGATTAAAGGACTGGAAAGCATGAAGCTTCTCCACTCTAATAAAGTTTAAAGTAGCTGTGTTACGTTCTTGAAGTTGGACTATTGTGCTTGGGATAATCTTTTTGTAGTGGCTGCCAAGTGTTTAATCACCTGAGAGAAGATTGGAGTTgcaaaggaaagaaatctgAACTGCAAGAAGATCATCCGAAATTATTCTTGTACCAAAGAGAAGGAAGAACAAACGCAAGAGGGACCTTCAAAGCTATTACCCTACAATTCTCTGTAGATTACAAGCAGCTAAGCCATACTTGGAGATTGTGAATGGCTGTTTTGATATGCACTGCATGTGCGCACATGAACTggaatattattattattattgttattcaattttcaattgTGTAGCCTGCATGATTTCCTATGGTGGTCTCCATATGTTGTTTGATTAAACGACAGTGTGGCAAATTTGTGGCATGTAGATGATGACAGACAGTAGATGTAAATAGAGGGCTATATAGAAGAAGGGATGACAACGGTGATGGTATTCACTCATAGAACACAACCATGGGTAGTTCGGACAAAgcaaaaaataaactaaaataaaattttatccaATTATTCGCGacaaataagttttttttttttttttttagctagcATCTGGGACAAATATGTTCTGAACCCATCTCCTCAcccaatgaaaaaaaaaaattgcagaaagctGTTATGTGTGACATAGAACATTTTGTAAGTTGGGATTGAAATAAACTGAAAACTGACTCCATGGATGGTAGccgaatgaaaaaaataaaaaagaggacGAAGAAATAGATATTTACTTTTGTAAGCTTGAAGACCAAGGGGTGTATTTTTTGAGGGCAGAAAGTGAATGAACAAGTTATGTTTTGTTTGAAGATGTTAAAGATGGTGAAGAAATAGATATTTTGTTTGCACAATTTATAATTAGAGTGGTTATGAATTAGCAGCATTTCGCATGCTATCTTGCAGATTATAGAGCACTCTAAGTTAATCAATGGCCAAGCTGAAAATGAACAAAGGGTAAAGGACGACAAAATTGCAATGCTGAAAGAAGAGAAATCGCAGTAAGTATTTGTTTATTGAATCAGCGCTGGCACAAAATGCTGGATAAATTGATTCTGCTCTAATTTTGTTTGATGGTTTTTGGCCTCAAAGAAGGACTAATGGAGAGAAATATGCATCTTAATGCAGGAAGAGCTTGCAGACATAAAGAAATCACCTAGATTATTGATAGGGAAAATGTGCCAGAAGAAGATCGAACAAGAAGGATTTCTGAAGTCATGAGCCGATTAAAATGTGCATGATATTGTTCCTGATGATAAGAATGCTGATATAACTGGCAGGAAGAGATCAAGCAACGAAGGTGAAGTTGCTGATCATCTTGGAGAGTCAAACGAGACCGTGATCAAGGTTGGTAAGGCAATTGAGAAAGACTTGACCCTATAATGTCCTGTGATAAGCATGGTCGAACAACAGGCGgggagaaattggaaaaagaagAGGAGGAAGGTAAACATCTTTATAGCAGTGTTGGTTCAAACAAGAATGTGATCAGCTGCAGGTATAAAATGTGGTACAAATCAGTGCAATTTCCACACAGCAATGTGGTATTTTAGCTACGGATAATATAATTGCGGATTTTATACTTTGAGAGGCAAGTGTTCGAAAGCGATGTTTAAGGAGTAAAGTAGGATGGATTTCTTATTTTAGAAGGTAAAATGTCCAAAAATGAAGTATAAAGATTAAAGTGAAAGTGCATCTAATGTTTAAGGGTCTAAACTCCAAAGTGCAATTTACCCTTTCTTATAGTGTATGACAATATCAATTTCTtatagtggaatttgcctagaTCGAGCTGACCTTATTTGACTTGATTCGCGTCCAATGCAGTCTACAATTACACCTATCACTATAGTGGCCTGAATCCAGTCGTAATGTTGTCCGACAGGAACCCTATAATGTTTGTGGATTGATGAAAGCTTTAgtttgttgttgtgtgtgtgtgtctatatatatatataatggtaTTTGCACTCTATCCAAAGTGGGGTTACTACAACTGATTTAATAATACTTTCAATGTTCAAAATTGCACAACGAAGTATACAGTTTTTACTTCATTCTACACAAACTCTTTCTAGTCTCTTGCCTATTCGTATTCTATCCCATGTAATGATATCATACGCGTATGAAAACCTCTCTGGTCTCCACTTCATTTATTTAGGTATGTTAGGATCTGATTTATAATTGTCTGAAAGTATATGAATGGCAATCAAAAACCAAATCTACTCTAGATCAAAGTCCATTCAAGAATAGGATTGAAAGACAAACCAAacttttgaatactggaatcaAGTTCGACTTGATAAGAACTCATTCGAATTTGGTTCAGCAGATATTCGAACGAAGCTTGAACAACAATTTGTATTTGATTAACGTTCAAGTTtcgctcgaactcgactcgattagtATATAAGtgaaatttacaaataaaaaaattcaaactagTTGAGCTcaactcgagttcgactcgataAGAACTCATTTAAGGTTGACTCATTGCTTGGCTCGAGAAACAAAGAAGTAAAGTTTGAACAAAATTGCAAACTCgtcaaaataattaaacaagtttGAATGCCAATGTGTTCGGCATGTTTAGACTTATTTACACTCCTATCCAAGAACTCGAGTACTAGCAGACATATAGTTATTAAAGTCAACTCAACCCGATGGTTCAACCAATCAACTTAGTGAACCCACCGATTTTGTAAGGAACCTGAGTCTAGCATGTTATTGGGGGAAAAATTTTGAGGAGATGCTAGGATGGTGAATCAAACACCGGGCCTCATGTGTGCAAGCCAAGTGCAATCACTGCTGGACCACCAACCCATGTGTTGGTTGTTAGTCtttcttatattatatattagactatttattgttattttatttctccaaaaaaaaatttatttgaaattttttaataaaattttattattcccCAAACTTTATAAGTTAtgaaatggatttaaaaaataacatattgaACAATTCATTTTAAAGGCAAATATCGTTCCTATTAaccttttgcacttaaaattcgtAAATAGGGTTGCAAACAAACTGAATTGAGTCAAGTTTTCACATGTCCGAATCAAGTCTCGACTTAATTTTATCGAACTCAAGTTTGATGAGCTCTCAATGTAAAGTTCGAGTTCGATCTCAAATTCAAACTGAGCCAAACTCGAGCtcaagtttaaaaaataaaaataattattttatttttaaaaaatgaatcaaatagtaatttttcttaaaaatagtaaaatattagagatatatatgtaatttcactattaaaataatatatatatgtatatatatataattaagtTGGTTCGCGAGCTTATTTGAGTTTGACTTCAAACTTGACTTGGTCATCTAGATCTCGACTCGAATTGCTTACGAGTTGCTTAACTCATATGTAGCCCTATTCATAAATAAACTAAATAATTACActaaatatagataaaattttatacttgaagtttggtggattactaattaaatttaggttttcttgattcttataaaAATTAATGATTCTATAATGAATTAGATTAAATGAGCACTTACTATGGTATAGTTTATCATAGTGTCAACCATATTAAAAATTATGAGACAtactttttaaatatatttaatggGCCATCGATTCAACCAGAGCGGTTCAACAACTCACCCACTGAATAAATCGATAACTCGTTAATTCACCTCTTTCGCCGGTTCCTCCTCGGGCTtgatttaataactatgctagCAGGCCAAATCCAGTCACCTCGTTTAGGCCCATAATCCGTATGGCGAACCCTGTTAACTATAAATTAACcaacatttcaaaattttaacaaacCTCTCTTTGGAAGCAAAGGTTAAAACTTAAAACCTAGGTAATTCTCTCTTTCTTGTAATTCTGTGTCTTAATTTATATGAAATGCTCCTaattttgaagaatttcctctgtttttcctcTTCCTCTGTACGAATTTCCGTTCTTTATTTACCCCGAGCTTCCTTTTGATTATatgtatactttttttttttaataacttcaGTTGTTTTGAATctattgcaatttttttttattctagcacgaaaagaaattgaaattcccaATTTGAATTCTACTTCAGATTTTGTTAACGATCATTATTAATTTCAGGTTCAGTATTTAAGATCGGAAAGTTTTATGGGTTCAGAAGCATATCACTGTCTGTAGTTCTTTAAATTGCTTAAAATGGAAAAGTGCATGATaaagttttcaagaaattctacatATATGTTCCTTTATGGTTTTGTATGATATAAATGTCCAAAGTTG
This Coffea arabica cultivar ET-39 chromosome 3e, Coffea Arabica ET-39 HiFi, whole genome shotgun sequence DNA region includes the following protein-coding sequences:
- the LOC113736900 gene encoding histone-lysine N-methyltransferase ASHR2-like codes for the protein MSETAESSAPLLKMVELEGKGRALVASVPLRAGQVVLRDSPILLYSALPLLVAPHEAQQNHNFEYCSHCFRLVAKEQPSSSCRCPSCSLSIFCSQNCQSLALSSSHTPWVCQALKQFVDSSSPLLRCQPDIQVQARFLVAAYNLAMFCPSSFQTLLSLQGDPSTFMSSPEAKDSVFFLHSLVSSLPSGPVNLSTFGLSFSVELTAALLAKDKLNAFGLMEPFAPDKERSVRAYGIYPRASFFNHDCLPNACRFDYVDAATADGRNLDMTVRVIHDVPCGREISFSYFPVNLKYSERQKRLKEDYGFTCDCDRCRVEANWSDQEDEELDEDNLGDNEGAAMDEDDDNEEMVAEDGGSVTQDESYFPHAYFFLQYMCNKDNCWGTLAPLPPSDSSTSTVMECNVCGSLHQSKEVLDGNVAEQ